Proteins co-encoded in one Astyanax mexicanus isolate ESR-SI-001 chromosome 1, AstMex3_surface, whole genome shotgun sequence genomic window:
- the LOC125802261 gene encoding uncharacterized protein LOC125802261 isoform X2: MECVYLLLVVFHFTAGCTLSGQRYREFTGLSGGSVLLPCSCSDLQTTPQRISWKAKTRTADFTEVITDDQYRDRVHLFNKDSPANLSLLISDLREEDGGDYICQTEKETRMFRLLVKGCDLVNSGKIEEVTGFSGESVLLPCSCTNLHFKPSTVRWEFNPRNSGTADEEIYPNQNKQHRNRARLTNQNSRNLTLLISNLTAEDQGVYRCSVQHDHKYIRLYIKARETPKHRPSEEPPATGDTEKERMWCIEL, from the exons ATGGAGTGTGTGTATCTTTTGCTGGTTGTGTTTCACTTCACTGCAG gctgcaCTCTCTCAGGCCAGAGATACAGGGAGTTCACAGGACTTTCTGGTGGTTCAGTTCTGCTGCCCTGCTCCTGCTCTGACCTGCAGACGACCCCTCAGAGAATCAGCTGGAAGGCAAAGACAAGAACAGCAGATTTTACTGAAGTGATCACTGATGATCAGTACAGAGACAGAGTTCATCTGTTTAATAAAGATTCTCCTGCTAATCTCTCTCTGCTCATATCTGATCTGAGAGAAGAAGATGGTGGAGACTACATTTGTCAGACTGAGAAGGAAACCAGAATGTTCAGGCTattagttaaag GTTGTGATCTGGTAAATAGTGGAAAGATTGAGGAAGTGACGGGTTTCTCTGGAGAATCTGTATTGCTGCCCTGCTCCTGCACCAACCTTCACTTCAAACCCAGCACTGTTAGATGGGAGTTTAATCCAAGAAATTCTGGAACTGCTGATGAAGAAATCTACCCTAATCAGAATAAACAGCACAGAAACAGAGCTAGACTAACCAATCAGAACTCAAGAAACCTCACTCTACTCATATCAAACCTGACTGCAGAGGATCAGGGAGTCTACAGGTGTTCAGTACAGCATGATCATAAATATATCAGACTTTATATTAAAG CGAGAGAAACTCCAAAACACCGTCCATCAGAAGAGCCTCCAGCTACAGGTGATACTGAAAAGGAGAGAAT GTGGTGTATTGAGCTTTAG